DNA sequence from the Alosa alosa isolate M-15738 ecotype Scorff River chromosome 2, AALO_Geno_1.1, whole genome shotgun sequence genome:
TATCATCATACCATTGAACAGACAGCATGCGTCTCAGGGTTCCGGACCTTAATTTCATTGACCAGCAACAAGCAAAGTAACACGTTGGGCATTAAATTGACTTTGCTGATCTAGTTGGGGATGAGGTGTACTTTGTGTGGTGTGCCTTGTCAGTTGCCCATGTTTTAGCTGAGCAAAAAAACAACTCCAATATAGTAAGGATATTGTGCCTATTTTACATTGTCTCAACATTAACtgagatgtaggcctatatggctTGTGGGGAGTAGAAAACCTCTTAATCATATTATTGCTGGAAATCTGCTCAAAACAAATGACCAGTGCAACCCCAGACCAGTGGGACTGTATCATGTTGGTGACGTATGGCCTTACCACATTGTGTTTAAAAACAGAGCGCATATCCTGCTGCAAGGACTCCAGATTACAGGCAGGAAGCTCGGCTGCACGTGTGGAGATGTCTGTGTGCTATGCAGATTAGCTTGAATTGGGATTGCAGGCCAGTCACAACCAATTGCACAGACCAAAGGACAGAGGCTGCATGCCAGCATTGTGCTCTAAATAAATAAGGTAATTTCCACTAGCACTTGCATATACTGCCTTCGCTACCTCATTCCAGTCTGTCTTTGTTGTCTTTCTTACTTGCTCATTAAGAGAGAGTGTAGAAAATGCTTCAATCAGTAGTACTATCCAAAGGGTACTATCACTACCACCATTAGTACTATCCATAGGGTGCTATCCATAGGGCAGCCTACTATGACTAAGGTACTATCTATAGGGTACTATCACTAAAGGAAAAGAATACCAGATGTTTGCTatgatgtgtgtgcacacaatttCAGGCAAAACTGTTGATCAAATTTGGTTCAAAAGCGATTAAATGACAAGACAGTGCATGTATATTAAAGAGTAAGATGTCTCTCACTGAAAGACACTGGTACAGTAGACCAGCAAAATTGCGTAATATGTGTTGATCAGTCTTTGGGATTCAGCGTGTCCTCTGTGAATGGATTTGTGTTGTTTAGCAGCATATCTAGGCTACTGCACCAAGCCTCTCTGATGTCAGCTGCTCTGTGAACACACTGATATTTCCCATCTGTAGCGCCCATTCCCATCACATATGAATTATTCATAAAGGTATGATCTCCCTGCTGTACAATTCCACTCACTTTATGTTCTAGAAACATGTTTGTTAAAGACTAGAGGCAGTAAGAGACAGTTtaccaaaaaataaatacttgaAACAACAACATTATGCAATATGCAACAGAATACCATGTCTATCTACAGTTAAAATACAAAAGCAACTGTACCCTTGGCCTGCTCAGGTAAGAGGGACAACCATCATCATCAGCCTGTGCTTTGGTGTATCAGCCAACATGGTGATGGAGTAGCTGACACAATTAAATGGAACAGCCAATGCCTGTGGAGACAGAACACAGAATGAATGCTTGTGCAAGTGCCTGCCACTACACTTGATACTACACTTGAGATTGAATAGCCttataatagcctaataatctTAATGTGAGAAACGCTCATCTTATACTTAGAGACAGCCAATAAATGTTATTGTTAGGCTTGTGCTAGAGGAGAATAACAAGCAGCCTACAGCAGCAGTAGCCCAACACAAAGCCACCTTTAAGAACAGACAGGGGGGATGAAATCAGTAGAGAGGAGAATAACAAGCAACCTACAGCAGCAGTAGCCCAACACAAAGCCACCTTTAAGAACAGACAGGGGGATGAAATCAGTAGAGAGGAGAATAACAAGCAGCCTACAGCAGCAGTAGCCCAACACAAAGCCACCTTTAAGAACAGACAGGGGGGGTTAAATCAGTAGAGAGGCTGCAGCTATCCTGACTAGCTTAcagttcttgtttttttcctttctaaAATGTTGGTGTGCGATGGCACAAGTTCCTTGCGCACACCAACATCCTTACGTACTTTCAACTGATGTTTTTCTTGCAGCTCTTGAGGGGCATACAATCTTGTTAGGCCTatcagttacagttttttctcagtcgctttggtgcttttctcacatcactattaacatttgcacagcagtgcatttctcaaaacaattagtgcaaactgcaaaacctagtggataacctgcaaaagcaacgtcacttgctcaaaatggatagtccattcctcaaaagcaagtatttatatcaatgaaactgccagtgtcatcaaaatgagaagtcttgatgccattgtttatgaacaagatagtcaaatggctctgtcatgttttcattacgacagtttatgctctcagtgttttcccatggaaaaaaaggtcagaactcggtgacactacctgaaaatgctcaagacagcactatacagtacttgtacagccatttgaaaactacaaatggctgtagttaggggagtaagtgacaagacactgaatatgtacgtgTCAGTTTTactgcaattctacagcattgtgacagaatttgataactagttcaccaattttgtatgtaatgactcaagcaatgaaatgaggactattagttttattgggaacgactattcagtaTCCATAAGTATAGCCTAGTTCATTTTCATGACAAAGCTACtgatgttcaaaagcatttgttcagagaaaggagaaattgctactatgatgtgcacaaattactaaatgttgtggaggttgaactaatagtctagttatgagaattttgagaacattctgatctgagaaaagcacaaaagcgactgagaaaaactgtcaTAATGTAATAGAGAGATCAGGATGTCTATACTTCACTCTGCCTCCGGTCCAGATGGTGGCGATAAAGCGCTATATTTTGTATAAGCAACTAGAAGAAGATTATCTGGTTGCTCGTGGCGACAACAGGGCGTCATTAAAAACCTTTCTATTTCGCCTTTAGTTAGCTTGTCATGTTTCTCTGATTTATTTAAATGACTTCAGGACAGCTTCTTGGAAATTAGATCGTTTTCAGGGAGGAGCATTTTATGGAAATTCCGAGATTCCAGGTATGTCCCTCCAAGATTATCATCTCACCGTTGACTTTATCACAAAGTGTAAGGTGTTTAAGCTAATCTTAACGTTAACCTAGCTCATGTAAGTAAGGTTAAGCTTCCAGAGTTGCTTTCCCTTGTAGCTTCTATGAACCTGCTGAACTGACTGAATCGTTAACTAATAATGACAACGAGTAACGGTAACgtttttatatttaatatagaTTAATATAAGGTAATGGTTTGCCTTAACTTACTGCACCACATAGCCCAACAACAGTTATCAGTTAAGCTTAGCTGCTCTAACGTTAACGTGAACGTCATTGTGTTAAGCTGCTGCCAAAGCTATCGATTCACCATTCTAAAGTGAAATGATATTATTATGCTAACTTACTGATTATTTCCGTATGTTGATATGAATTCAATAAATACATCATTAGCTAACATAACTGTCATTAAACTTTAAATGACAGAAGTTACCAGAAGTTAGCCTTTCTCTGTAAGTattgtattgtaatgtaacGTTAATACTATCGTCTCCTTGTATAGTGAAAGTCCAGGTTAGCTTATGGCAGAGCTGCATATAATTGGCCAGATCATTGGAGCGAGCGGATTTCCTCAAAGCAGTCTCTTTTGCAAGTGGGGAGTCCATACAGGTGAGTGAACCGGTGCCCTAACTTACAGTGACACTTGAAGGTAAAGTAGTAACTTACCAAATGTACCaataatgtctctctctctgctcatgcAAGGCGGTGCATGGAGACTTCTGTCTGGCCTCAGGGAGGGTCAGACCCAAGTAGACTTCCCCCAGACTGGAGAAATGGCCTATTGGAGCCAGCCAGTGGACCTCCACTATACCACCAAGGGTCTCCAGGGTAAGCAGAGATCCGCTTTATGTAccggtactgtaggcctagcttgTGTAGCAGAGATCCGCTTTATGTAccggtactgtaggcctagcttgTGTAGCAGAGATCCGCtttatgtactgtaggcctagcttgTGTAGCAGAGATCCACTTTATGTACCGGTACTGTAGGCCTTGCTTGTGTAGCAGAGAGATCCGCtttatgtactgtaggcctagcttgTGTAGCGTCTGTAACATCGGCGTACTGTTAATCTTGTCAAAGTAGTCTAAGGGCATTGAAGTGGACATCATGAGGTAATGACACTGTAACAAAGTTAATGTGTGTAACAGAATGTCAACATGTCTTGGTTCAACTAACCATTGcccatatattatatatttattacatAAACATTGCCAAACTGTAAAGGGCAAgtccatggaaaattacgttttttgtaacatccataacgccaatgtGATAGTATGGTataaatgattacatgaaatttgagcatttgctatttttggctgaagaatgtacatgagaaaaaaatcacaaaaaaatgaatgttatcatttacatcatacaaatgcaaaTTTAATTGAATAACAGGCCATAACTTAGGCTAatgcagcgtttctcaaactgtgggtcgcggagacGTGCCAGGTGGagcgcgaactgacgtgaaaagcaggagttttttttatttattttttatatgtaGCGGCCCAGGTagccgatgcgcaatggacgcactgtgttattcacagggaagcgctcgtgtcaaggcagcttagttagtcccgacctacatgagattttgaacgttgttgtgagagtggtgaatttcatcaaaactcGCCCTTAAAAGCGGCCTATTCTATTCTCCACACTTTtcgaagagatggtagctgaccaaaaggctgtactgtttcacagcgaggcaaggtggctttcccgaggtaaagtgctgtcgcgcgtgtttgagctccgagtcgcctcttcttggaggaagagcgcatgtttgaatctgcaagcacgttcatgaatgaacatttcttgacgataTTTCcaaaccagcagtgctcagtattaCTGGAttatccatttaatgcagcatgttggcatttcattgaatatattgtacaatgctgtacaatgcctatgcttcctaatataaagtatatatacttttttgatcccgtgagggaaatttggtctctgcatttaacccaatcggtgaattagtgaaatacaaacagcacacagtgtacacacagtgaggtgaagcacacactaatcccggtgcagtgagctgcctgctacaatggcggcgcttggggagcagtgaggttaggtgccttgctcaagggcacttcagccgcggcccactggttacaagtccagagtgctaaccagtgggccacggctgcccataatatgttgctggaaaacagaaatatgtgtgttatgtatttatttattattatatctgcagcaccagctgattttaactctgttgaagaggatatatttagaacttgtcattatttcaataaatttgacaattttaagcttcttagagcgatgagggacaggtggggctcgagaatgcccccttgatcaaagtggggaaagaaaaagtttgagaaccactgatctagtttgttaactaccacagtcacgagttgggtcgcgatagtctgtcatttttaaaaagtgggtccccagaaaaaaaaagtttgagaaacactgggctAATGAAACAGTTGAATGGTCCAAAATAGACTACTGTGTCTTTATGTTGATTCCAAACGGTTCTCATTCCCATTTCCCCTTTACATGGTCAAACTGTTGCTCCACTTTATAATAGTAGCAATCGGAATAATGATCACAACATTACAATTATTATATGGATATTGCTgctggctatgtaggctaagcATGCCTTGACATTTTTGATAGAAACTTGTACCCTCTCTAGGTCGGCCTAAGCTAACTGTAAACTTGTACCGTATCTAGGTTGGCCTAAGCTAACTGTAAACTTGTACCCTCTCTAGGTTGGCCTAAGCTAACTGTAAACTTGTACCGTCTCTAGGTTGGCCTAAGCTATCTGTAAACTTGTACAGTCTCTAGGTTGGCCTAAGCTAACTGTAAACTTGTACTGTCTCTAGGTTGGCCTAAGCTAAATGTAAACTTGTGCCGTCTCTAGGTTGGCCTAAGCTAACTGTAAGCTAACTGTAAACTTGTGCTGTATCTAGGTTGGCCTAAGCTAACTGTAAACTTGTGCCCTCTCTAGGTTGGCCTAAGCTACTAACAGGGTTCCCgcggggtcttaaaaagtctaaaATTCAGAACTTTAAATTTAGGGCCTGAAAACGTCTTAAAAAGGCCAGATTTTCATTCCGAGGTCTAATTTAGTCAggtctaaaaaatattttaccattgTTCATCTCCAGAAACGCTGGCCACAGAAAGTTATTACAAAGTAGCAAAAAAGTATTGAGTCGTAGCTAGCAAAGCAGAGCTCTAGCGTCTTTGCTACCATTGTAACAAAACCAGCAGAATGCTCAGAACATTGGTTCAGTGTGTTGTAGTTCTTTCTGGGGGATATTGGTGTTGGTACGTAGCCTACGCAGTGATAAATCTACAAATCCCGTGATAAATGCAATACCTGCTCGGGGATTAACACTCACATTTTCAGCATGATGACTCACGTGTAATACCACgcagcaacacaaacataaacaacaatagagggaggagagagatgcgcaTTTTAGCAATACAGTCAttactttgagtttgtgtcagctaaacatgacaacattaaggtacgttgtacactctgtgctggtgacaaagtgctgtctagctacacatcccaagtctcccgaagttctGGGAGTCTCCGATAGCGGCTTCCTGGCGGCcataaattagataaaatctcccgaaTCTAGAACGAACAAGACCGGAATTCAAATCGGCGTGCGCCTGAGTTTAGCTGGCGATctgacggagagggagagagaggggtggtgtgtgttccTGAAGCTAAAACCAAGACAGAGCATCCTggcctgttttgctaaatcaaccaatcaattttCAGTGTACGTGGGCTTTTATCTTTTTTCTCCTGAActaaattaatcagttcagtgtatctaggaacaggagcgtcatggcagagtcagtggcctccaaaaaggaacatttaagacccatttcacatcagactacacaaaagtgtacccttgtctcataagagtaaaacataatgagtcttgcacactgcactgtttgtagcattgcccatggctgcaaaagacttgttgaggtgagtttaacaagtgtcatttaatttgctattattcaggcctatactagatggctagttgccaaggctacatgaaaagccttttctttgcaaacaccGCGCTCTcccgtttgttttctttttgaaaatgaaaagcccaaactaccaaaatctacatattttatcatcacaatttctatctataggccttccttatttggtgtactgactagacattattgcacaaacatctgaatttcagtatctaagtaggctaaagggcaggttgggatgtctgctatacattgttgaccttactgttaaaatgcactccaataaagtgagtattggcaaaaccggttgtcatttttatgttgaggtggcggggggtgttgtcggcagctgctgaaagtaactaataaagtaacttgtaatctagctccattactttactgattactcgATTTTAAAAATAACTAAGTTAcgttttaaaggagtaatcagattacttttccaaggtaactgtggcaacactggctaGATCTGGCGATGTCTGCTGTTGGTTACAAGTGGTACCAGCTCAGATGCGAGGCTAAGCTGCAAACTTTGcaaaaaaactattcaattGGGGACTCTGGGTGTGGAAGGCTGGAGTCACAAGCCAGAGCATGCAGAGAAACATAAGCTAGCCACAAAATACAAACTGTTTATCAGCACTAGCCGCTAACATCATTCGAAAGCTCCGGTTTCGCTCTTTCAAGTGACGTCTGTGCTACTTGTGAGAGATAATTTCCttgccttgaatttcccctggggatcagggagatctatctatctatctatctagataagTACTCtgtgagcaattcaacagagaataatggaagtgaatttggacgcatattaatactatatatttttaggaGGGCTTTTGATCATCTTTGGGTGGTTTCAGCTCCCCCTAAATACTGTAAGTCTAACGACATCCTTGACAAGGCTCATACacataccccacccacacacattctcatgcaaacacatacacacacacacacacacaccagagtttccgctagaaaaaaattgTGAGGTTTctttttccggacattttggtGATATGCCAAAATatctattatcgcttcttaattagtcaaattgaggaaaactggagacaggctatgtagcttaaagaatgacataatcaggctgtatagaatgcaaaGCGTGTTCATTAGCCCTAacaaacatgcctaacaagatctagccagtatctatgttttcatggacatCAGGAGATCACAAACCGTTCGTTGTTTAAAAAGGctcgttgtttgttgctgctacccgttatctccagtggtgactgtttaacttgcacagatgcacacacacaagaatggtaactcacaccactaccccctaatgctatgcctctttatttgagaacaccactaccccctaatgctatgcctctttatttgagaaCACCACTACCctctaatgctatgcctctttatttgataacaccactaccccctaatgctatgcctctttatttgagaacaataaattaagaaatgttgcttattctgggaaatgtttagttttcttttcttttgttacTTGGGTTCAATGATGAGGGCTACAGTTTAATTGTGCGGAAGTATCagcggaccagcaatctcctcgtcgaggaggccctaaccctgcagattatagacagagaaagcataggcctactgtatgctttgggtaaagaacacagttgcatgtccagtgtacacggagaatgacagtgtcttggagcggccacacccccgcaactccacttccaacgtcactgattccgacagataggcctacgcccgacacttctgctttttatctgggggtggtggagttgaccggacaggcttcagacgttaccaatttatcatccatcgcgtctggcctctgggcctggccatgtttgaaccgcctcactcatttgttcgttgtttaacatagacattttaagcgtgcgcttcctatttgaaatgcagcataggctatgtgtgttgtttaatagcctacttttcaagagcctgttcatttaaaaacatagccagaggggcgtataatataggcttacatattaaggcttattctcaaattcagattgcgttaggggggcGGGATTGATAGCCAATTTCAATcagacaatttgaccggagagatttaattttgtggacatttcattttttttcggCCAATGTCGGTAATTACcgaaccctgacacacacacacacatagacaagtGCAGAGTGTCCAccaaaacacactttcacacccaGTTTCAACTCAGTCTCATTTTGACTTCCTTGATGAAATCTATTCTATTTGAGGGCTAGtttgttttaaattattttcattttgggcTTAAGGTTTAGGGCATTTTGAGTGCATTGACACGGATATTTTTCCTTGAGTATACTACAAGTGAGCAATGCAAAATCAGTTGGGTTGTAGATGTTGGGTGTGGAAGGTTACTAGTTTGATTGCTTTATCTGTAAATTTAATTAATCCTTTTTCAGCGACTCTTCAATGATTTTTCAGAATTTCtttgatttgaatatttttttttttggtatcgTCGTGTAGGTCTTAAATTTCAATCTTTATGgtcttaaaatgtcttaaaaaggtctttAATTTGACTTACTGAAACCTGCAAGAACCTTGTACTAAGATAACTGTAAACTTGTGCCGTCTCTAGGTTGGCCTAAGCTACTAAGCTAACTGTAAACTTGTGCCGTCTCTAGGTTGGCCTAAGCTACACGTGCAGGTGTGGCACCAGGACTCCTTTGGCCGTTGTGAACTTTACGGTTACGGCTACTGCCACATACCGTCCAGTCCGGGTCACCATCGCCTGCAGTGTGTGACGTGGCGGCCCCTGGGGTCCTGGCAGGAACAGCTGGCCCAGATGTTTGTTGGTGGTGGACCACAACTGCGATCGCCAGACCTCATCTACAGTGGAGCTGACCGATATCGCCTGCACACAGTCGCCATGGGCGTCGTAGAGGTGGAACTGGGCATCATTCTGCGTCATTTCGACAGATATGGCATTGAGAGCTGAAGGCGTGGACTATGAGAATGCCATGCTGAGAAGACATTCCAACATACGGAGAGAGATGTTGGCTGAAGAATGGCATTTGGTATTGAGTATCATATGAATGCCATTTGGTATTGTGTATCATCAGTAACCCAAGAGGGTTATATATAAACACCAAATGTTCAGTTGGAGGAGTCGTGGTACTTGGTACTTCAAAGGTGCTCGGCTAGTCAGATCCAGGGGCCCTACAGAAATATTTTGCAAGCCATTTATGCCTTCTCGTCACGACTGATCATGTTTTTATGTTACGTTTATATAACCCAGAGCTTTTAAATTGTATAGCTTTTAAAACACATTTCAACAGCATTTTAACAACACATTTCTACGGCATTGTTTTATTGTgttgagttttttttaaatgaccatTGTTTATGTAATAAAAATGTTTCAGCCTGAACCAGAGTTTTTGTCCGTTTGAAGTTTCAAGAAAAAGACTATTGGATCCTTAAAATTCAATTCTTCAGTGGCCTAGCCTGGTTACCTCAggtgttttgttgttgagttgatgtgaattaatccatccctgcatgcatgtatttaatcCATATGTCTATCCATTCTTCAATACTGAATGGCAGATTTGACAACTTGTAGTAATTGTAAGTAAGTAATCAATGACTACAGTCATGTAGTATGTTACCTCTCTGGGAAATCCTTGAGAGCCCTGTATGCTGACATCATAAATAAGCTATAAATTGTTTAAGCAGTTTTACAGCATATAGCATCCTCAGACATCCGGTTTTACTGCCTATAGCCGTTCTCAGACATCCGGTTTTACTGCCTATAGCCGTTCTCAGACGCATGGCTTTAGAATGTTTTCTTCCTTGTTTGTCTGTTAGTTCCGGTCAGATTCCCAGCCAATAGTTGAGGCCCCCAAAGAAAAAGGGTGGGAATAGATGCTGACTTTGTGCCTGGGAGGAGTGGGTCTCGTCAGCTGCAGTGTAGAGTGGCTTTGGCTGCAGGATCGCTGTATTCTAGGGAGAACACACAGGCAAGTGTGCAATCAGGAGACTGGCTGCAGGACCGCTGGGGTCTAGGGAGAACACACAGGCAAGTGTGCAATCAGGAGACTGGCTGCTGGATACACATGTGGCCAAGTAACCCCTGGGGAATATTCTCCACAGATAAGTTTAGACTCAAAGTTCATACAGTGAATTTAAATGAatgagaatatatatatatatatatatatatatataatgtgtatATATTGTGTATTTCTTTGTTTTTAGTTTACTATTTGTTTACTCTGTACATATTGAGCATATTCTGTTTTTGTACAGTTAAAGGAATTCAAACAGAAGATAGAAGTTTGTCTAAAATCATCTGTAATTTCCCTCAGTGTGAGTACATCCCACCAGGGAAGTGTCCCCAAGGGGAAGCACAGGAAGTTTTGGCTGCTGCTTTTCCTCTGTTTCAAGTCTAAATCATTAGCCCCAAAATAGCTTACGAGATAGTGAGCTGATTTTGCCAGCTGAAATATAAGAGCTACCAAACTTTTACAGTATTTTATCTTACTCAATCTTGCCTCACTGAATTTATTTACTGGTGGCATGTTTAGTGCATACATTGAAGCCTATTTTGCATGCATTTGTTGAATTTGTTGCATTTTGGTTTTTTAAAGGAGAAGCCATTGAATTGCAATTTGTTGGTATCAATTGGTGGGATTTCCACCCTTGAAGTCTGAATATGGAATATCAAATGAGCGCTTCTGAGGAATGGCAAGGGGATCTTTACTTCAAGATGTCGGAGCAGCAAGCCAAGCGGCTGATTTGACCCAGGACTCTCGTCTTGGTCTGATTTCCCTCAACACCAAAGAGCCGTGGTCGTGGTCATCGAGCGCGGAGAATGAGAGCGGCAACTGCGCTCCTCGCCGGGCTCTGTGTGCTAACCTGCGTCCTCCACAGCGCCGCCCTGTCCACCTGCAGACCCCTGGACGTGGACCTGATGCGGAGGAAGAGGATCGAAGCCATCCGCGGGCAGATCCTCAGCAAGCTGCGTCTGCCCAGAGAGccagagctggaggaggagcaggaggagcggGGGGACGAGCAGGTGCCGATCACTCTCCTGTCCGTCTACAACAGCACCGTCCAGCTGGGAGCGGAGCACGGGCAGCACATGGGGGCAGCCTGGGCTCTGGACGAGGACGAGGGCACGTACTATGCCAAAGAGGTGCACAAATTCAGCATGAAACAGCGTGAGTACAGGCGCCTGTGGGGTCATACGTGCACATGTGCAGACACAAGCAACAGTGTGCAGATACAATAAGAAACATTTACACAGAAAaacatgaagtgtgtgtgtgtgtgtgtttctctctctctccctctctccctccgtctctgtgtgtgtgtgtgtgtgtgtggtgtgtgtgtgtgtgtgtgtgtgtggggggggggggggggggtgtgtgtgtgtgtgtgtgtggtgtgtgtgtgtgtgtgtttctctctccctccgtctctgtgtgtgtgtgtgtggtttatactgtatatgtcggtcgataagtgtgtgtttgtttgtctatgtgtgtgtgtgtgtgtggtttatatatatgtctgtcgataagcgtgtgtgtgtgtgtggtttatatATGTCTGTcgataagtgtgtgtctgtgtgtgtgtgtgtgtgtgtg
Encoded proteins:
- the b9d2 gene encoding B9 domain-containing protein 2 gives rise to the protein MAELHIIGQIIGASGFPQSSLFCKWGVHTGGAWRLLSGLREGQTQVDFPQTGEMAYWSQPVDLHYTTKGLQGWPKLHVQVWHQDSFGRCELYGYGYCHIPSSPGHHRLQCVTWRPLGSWQEQLAQMFVGGGPQLRSPDLIYSGADRYRLHTVAMGVVEVELGIILRHFDRYGIES